In the Besnoitia besnoiti strain Bb-Ger1 chromosome XII, whole genome shotgun sequence genome, one interval contains:
- a CDS encoding SWI2/SNF2 ISWI-like SANT (encoded by transcript BESB_024380) yields MEGLASEARPREASGSPRRASASHGACSPPSPPKAEASPLWNGRTCLASSPKEAEAFSSAAVSARSPQRALSNGHGAANDAAEDGARGAAPPGAEGSMGKLQMLLEYGESYLLSLCSNRRQEAGAAGDEARRRAAKAGGGGGGGASRRSRRILSSDEESEDARSTARRERKRARDAADSPLPDEEDDLPAPATVTRLTTHPSILKCPPKPYQLEGLNWLVQLHERGMNGILADEMGLGKTYQTISLLAFLKEGKGIDGPHLVLAPKSTIGNWMIELRKFCPCINAVKVLGDKETRRATLAHIVSRTQAASGLAPRDGAKAPPTRARSPTQSDGEEEDEDDEEGREEDTKREKEEEEVLPDRVDVVVTSFEMCILERAQFLKVNWEYIIIDEAHRIKNESSKLAQTARLFNTKHRLLLTGTPLQNNLRELWALLNFLFPSLFSSSAEFEHLFDLTGTAGSGGEGGAELTAEEREERNMKIVTRLHRILRPFMLRRVKKEVLKEMPPKKELLLVVPLSAMQKQLYKDLLTKNVAALQGAEGAGRTQLLNLAMQLRKACNHPYLFEGYESENADPFGEHVIENAGKLRFCDRLLRRLIQENRRCLIFTQMTKMIDILEDYCRIRAFKYCRIDGNTSGDERDRQIEAFNAPGSDIPIFLLSTRAGGLGINLATADTVILYDSDWNPQVDLQAMDRVHRIGQKSAVNVYRLVHEHTIEQKIIERAMLKLQLDTAIIQQGRLSDQQNQQKQLSKNELMTMVQFGADHIFKSGGGEDVTEEELEAILARGQERTDAMNEKLQAHVKKSLLDFTINSTPSSNLYEYDGIDYTDQQRRADREAWAALAVQTLEAQNERESRRRMRLQKEQELQMQQNTEQRKVKHVPRAVRLPAMQEWQFYDRRRIEALHAAELMYYRNQGNTRAPTDEEREEKQRLLREGFGTWGKRDFIQFVKGNEMYGRQDLARIATEVDGKTFEEVAAYSRVFWNRYQEIAGWEKWIRRIEEGEAVINKRRELEQVIVRRQQQCEVPWRRLQIPYGGAAKSRSIFTEQEDRWILNMTTLLGYGNWDKMRDLSLREPQWRFDWFLRSRTASDLGKRAEALVRLLKKEEGERFTRGRRRLDLPDTRPSVASVAASAAASAASGASMSPSLGGGAAGASPPPSAVGGGDCPAAAGETSAPPGAAFLGPGGASAGVERPSSGRAKRMRSAAWAAA; encoded by the exons ATGGAGGGgctcgcgagcgaggcgaggccgcgcgaggcctcaggcagcccgcgccgcgcgtccgcttcgCACGGCGCGTGCTCacctccctcgccgcccaaGGCTGAAGCCTCGCCGCTCTGGAACGGCCGCACGTGTCTCGCCTCCTCACCGAAGGAGGCTGAGGCCTTCTCGTCGGCTGCGGTgtctgcgcggtcgccgcagcgcgccctgTCGAATGGTCACGGCGCGGCGAatgacgccgcggaggacggggcgcggggcgcggcgccgcccggaGCAGAGGGCTCCATGGGGAAGCTGCAGATGCTCCTGGAGTATGGCGAGAGCTACTTGTTGTCGCTCTGCAGCAaccggagacaggaggcaggggccgccggcgacgaggcgaggcgccgggcggccaaggcgggcggggggggcggaggcggggcgtcgcggcggtcgcggcggatTCTCTCTTCAGACGAGGAGTCCGAGGACGCGCGGTcgactgcgcggcgcgagaggaagcgggcgcgcgacgccgcggactcgCCTTTGccggacgaggaggacgacttgccggcgcccgcgacggtCACGCGGCTGACGACGCATCCGTCGATCCTGAAGTGCCCGCCGAAGCCTTACCAGCTCGAGGGCCTTAACTGGCTCGTGCAGCTCCACGAGCGGGGCATGAACGGCATTCTGGCGGACGAAATGGGTCTCGGAAAAACTTACCAGACGATTTCcctgctcgccttcctcaaGGAGGGCAAAGGCATCGACGGACCTCacctcgtcctcgccccCAAGAGCACAATCG GCAACTGGATGATTGAGTTGCGCAAGTTCTGCCCTTGCATCAACGCCGTGAAGGTCCTCGGCGAcaaggagacgcggcgcgcgaccctCGCGCACATCGtctcgcgcacgcaggccgcgtcgggactcgcgccgcgcgacggggCGAAGGCACCcccgacgcgggcgcgatCGCCCACGCAGAGCGAcggggaagaggaggacgaagacgacgaggagggtcgcgaggaggacacgaagcgcgagaaagaagaggaggaagtgcTTCCGGACCGCGTCGACGTGGTGGTGACCTCCTTCGAAATGTGCAtcctcgagcgcgcgcagTTCCTCAAAGTCAACTGGGAGTACATCATCATCGACGAGGCGCACCGAATCAAAAACGAGAGCTCCAAACTCGCACAaaccgcgcgcctcttcaaCACGAAgcaccgcctcctcctcacaGGCACGCCCCTCCAG AATAATCTGCGCGAGCTGTGGGCGCTGCTGAACTTCCTGTTTCCGTcgcttttctcgtcttcggccGAGTTCGAACACCTCTTCGACTTAACGGGCaccgcgggcagcggcggcgaggggggggcggagctgacggcggaggagcgcgaagagcgcaaCATGAAGATCGTCACGCGACTGCACCGCATTCTGCGGCCCTTcatgctgcggcgcgtcaaGAAAGAAGTGCTGAAGGAAATGCCTCCAAAAAAAGAGCTGCTTCTCGTCGTGCCTCTCTCAG CGATGCAGAAACAGCTCTACAAAGATCTCCTGACGAAGAACGTCGCGGCCTTgcaaggcgcggagggcgccggccGTACGCAGCTGCTCAATCTCGCCATGCAGCTGCGAAAGGCCTGCAATCACCCCTACCTCTTCGAAG GCTATGAGTCGGAGAACGCGGACCCGTTCGGCGAGCACGTGATTGAGAATGCGGGGAAGCTGCGCTTCTGCGACCgactgctgcggcgcttgaTTCAAGAGAATCGGCGCTGTCTGATCTTCACGCAGATGACAAAGATGATTGACATTCTCGAGGATTACTGTCGCATTCGCGCCTTCAAGTATTGCCGCATCGACGGCAACACCTcgggcgacgagcgcgacaGACAAATCGAGGCCTTCAACGCACCCGGAAGCGACATCCCgatcttcctcctctccacgcgcgcgggcggcctcggcaTCAACCTGGCGACCGCCGACACAGTCATTCTCTACGACTCAGACTGGAACCCTCAGGTCGACCTCCAGGCAATGGACCGAGTCCACCGAATTG GCCAGAAGAGCGCGGTGAACGTGTACCGGCTGGTACATGAGCACACGATTGAGCAGAAGATCATCGAGCGCGCGATGCTGAAGCTGCAGCTTGACACAGCGATCATCCAGCAGGGCCGCTTGAGCGACCAACAAAATCAGCAGAAACAACTGTCGAAAAACGAGCTCATGACCATGGTTCAGTTCGGCGCAGATCACATTTTCAAgtctggcggcggcgaagatgTCACCGAGGAAGAACTCGAGGCCATCCTCGCTCG CGGCCAGGAGCGCACGGACGCGATGAACGAGAAGCTGCAGGCACATGTGAAGAAGAGCCTGCTGGACTTCACGATCAACTCCACGCCGTCGTCGAATTTGTACGAGTATGACGGCATCGACTACACAGACCAGCAGCGCAGAGCGGATCGCGAGGCCtgggcggcgctcgccgtgcAGACTCTCGAGGCGCAGAACGAGCGCGAGagtcgccggcgcatgcgcctgcagaaggaaCAGGAGCTGCAGATGCAGCAAAACACAGAGCAACGCAAAGTCAAACACGTGCCCAGGGCTGTGCGCCTCCCCGCCATGCAA GAGTGGCAGTTCTACGACCGTCGGCGCATCGAGGCGTTGCATGCAGCTGAGTTGATGTATTACCGCAACCAAGGCAACACGCGGGCTCCGACagacgaagagcgagaagaaaagcaaAGGCTGCTTCGCGAAGGATTCGGAACTTGGGGCAAGCGCGACTTCATACAGTTTGTCAA GGGCAACGAGATGTACGGCCGGCAGGACTTGGCGCGCATTGCGACGGAAGTCGACGGCAAAACGTTCGAGGAAGTCGCGGCGTACTCGCGAGTCTTTTGGAATCGATATCAAGAAATCGCTGGGTGGGAGAAGTGGATTCGGCGCAttgaagagggcgaggcggtgATCAACAAGCGCAGAGAACTCGAGCAA gtcatcgtgcgccggcagcagcagtgCGAAGTGCCTTGGCGCCGACTTCAGATCCCCtacggaggcgcggcgaagagccgcagcaTCTTTACTGAGCAGGAGGACCGGTGGATTCTCAACATGACGACGCTGCTAG GATACGGCAACTGGGACAAGATGCGCGATCTTTCActgcgcgagccgcagtGGCGGTTCGACTGGTTTCTGCGGTCGAGGACGGCCAGCGACCTCGGCAAgcgtgcagaggcgctcgTTAGGCTTctgaagaaagaggag GGAGAGCGTTTTACGCGAGGTCGCCGCCGTTTGGACCTGCCCGACACCCGACCCTCGGTCGCTTCGGTGGCTGCAagtgccgcggcctcggcggcctcagGCGCGAGCATGTCTCCGTCTCTGGGCGgtggagccgcaggcgcgtcgcctcctccgagtgcggtcggcggcggagactgtcctgcagcggcgggggAGACGTCGGCTCCGCCGGGAGCGGCGTTCCTCGGCCCCGGAGGGGCTTCAGCCGGCGTGGAGCGGCCGTCCAGTGGACGGGccaagcgcatgcgcagtGCAGCCTGGGCAGCGGCCTAG